The Saccharothrix violaceirubra genome segment TGAACGGCGAATCCCCGGGCGAATAGGTGTCGTTCAGGCGCAACGGACGCAGGACGCGCGCGGTGACCTCCTGCTGCCAGGTCCGGCCGGTCGCCTTCTCGATGATCATCCCGGCGAGGGCGTAGCCGGTGTTCGAGTAGAGCCAGTTCGTGCCCGGCGCGAAGTCCGGCGCCGTCTTCACCGCCTCCCGCACCACCTGCTCGGCCGTGTACGAGCGGAACCGGTTGCGCTCGAACCCCTCGCGGGAACTGAGCCAGTCCAGGTCGCGGGTGTAGTTGTGCAGGCCGCTGGTGTGCTGCAGGAGCTGCCGGACGGTGATCTTCCGGCCGTCGTTGCCGTTGCCGCTCACCAGTCCGGGCAGCCAGCGCTCGACGGTGTCGTCCAGCGACAGGCGTCCCTCGCCGGCCAGCAGCAGCACGGTCGTGGCCACGTAGGTCTTGGTGAAGCTGCCGATCCGGAAGCGGGCATCCCACGGCACGGGTGTCTTGCGGGCCGTGTCCCCGTAGCCGGAACGCACCCGCACGTCGCCGCGCGGGGTGTCCAGTTCGACGAGCACGCCCGGTGCCCCGAGCGCGACCAGCGCGTCGGCGTCCTTCTGGAGCGTGCGGTGCTGGGACGACGTCGCCGAGGCCGTGCCGGCGGCCAGTCCGACGGCCACGCACAGCGCCGTCGCGGTCATCAGGATTCGTTTCATGCCACCAAAACTACGGACGAACGGTGACCGGGTCGTCGCCCTGGGAAGGCATTTCCGACTACCACCACAAGGGTAGGCGGCATCGTTCTTTCGTAAGGCGACACGGCCTCGGAACCGCGACTACCGTCGGCCGGTGCGATTCCACTCGACCCTGGTGGACGTGTCCCTCGCGGGCGCGTTCGCCGCGCTGACCATCACGACGCTCGTCACCCGGGGCGTGACCGATCCGAAGGCGTACGTCCTCGCCGCGCTCGCCTCGTTGCCCTTGGCGCTGCGGCAACGCGCGCCCGTGCTGACCATGTGCGTGACGGTCGCCGCGTCGATGGCATTCGCGCTGGATACGGAGGGCCGGTTCCCGGACTGGGGCATCGCCATCCTGGTGTCGCTGTTCACCGTCGCCACGCTGCGCCCGCGTTGGGTCGCCGCGGCCATGTTCACGCTCGCGACGCTGTCGACGGCCCTGATGTTCCTGTACCTGAGGGCGGTCCTGGTCGTACCCGAGGTGCTCCAGTCGAGCATGGTCCTGCTCGGCGCGTGGGCGTTGGGCGAGAGCACGCGTCGCTGGGGGCTGCGGATGGAGTCGTTGGCCGAACGGGCGGCGCGGGCCGCCGACGACGAGCGCGGGCGCATCGCCCGCGAGCTGCACGACGTGGTCGCGCACCACATGTCCGTGGTGTCGCTCCAGGCCGGTGTCGCGCGGTACGTGCTGGACAGCGACCCGGACACCGCCCGGACCGCGATCACGACCGTCGCCGACACCAGCCGCGAGGCGCTGTCCGAACTGCGCCGCCTGCTGGTCGTGCTGCGCATCGACGACCGGGGCGAGCTCGCGCCCCAGCCCGGCCTCGCCGACCTGGACCGCCTGGTCGACCGCACCCGGCAGGCCGGGGTGCCGGTGGCGGTCGAGGTGCTCGGCACGGCCCGCACGCTGCCGCCGGGCCAGGACCTGTGCGCGTACCGGGTGACGCAGGAGGCGTTGACCAACGTGCTCAAGCACGGCGGGCGGGCGACCGCGCGGATCACGCTGGACTACCGCCGCGACGGCGTCCTCACGCT includes the following:
- a CDS encoding serine hydrolase domain-containing protein gives rise to the protein MKRILMTATALCVAVGLAAGTASATSSQHRTLQKDADALVALGAPGVLVELDTPRGDVRVRSGYGDTARKTPVPWDARFRIGSFTKTYVATTVLLLAGEGRLSLDDTVERWLPGLVSGNGNDGRKITVRQLLQHTSGLHNYTRDLDWLSSREGFERNRFRSYTAEQVVREAVKTAPDFAPGTNWLYSNTGYALAGMIIEKATGRTWQQEVTARVLRPLRLNDTYSPGDSPFIAGPHAQGYQRFPDGGTPEKPTFGPQIDVTVTKVSWGGAAGDMIGTTDDGNRFLQALLGGKILKPAQLAEMKKTVPATVYQGWIPGLRYGLGLMWNPTSCGGSWSHGGDIPGFMTRNGVTDDGSRSVVVTLNTDSPIPADGTLPTKEISLGIVEHALCGTK
- a CDS encoding sensor histidine kinase, yielding MRFHSTLVDVSLAGAFAALTITTLVTRGVTDPKAYVLAALASLPLALRQRAPVLTMCVTVAASMAFALDTEGRFPDWGIAILVSLFTVATLRPRWVAAAMFTLATLSTALMFLYLRAVLVVPEVLQSSMVLLGAWALGESTRRWGLRMESLAERAARAADDERGRIARELHDVVAHHMSVVSLQAGVARYVLDSDPDTARTAITTVADTSREALSELRRLLVVLRIDDRGELAPQPGLADLDRLVDRTRQAGVPVAVEVLGTARTLPPGQDLCAYRVTQEALTNVLKHGGRATARITLDYRRDGVLTLHVVNDGSPPPPPPPGHTPHGIQGMRERAGLYGGVVEAGPVEGGFGVVLRLPTEGSG